One genomic segment of Brevibacillus laterosporus LMG 15441 includes these proteins:
- a CDS encoding dicarboxylate/amino acid:cation symporter — MKKLGLLPKIILGIILGVIIGSTSPEWIIKGFATFSGIFSNFLNFIIPLIIIGFIAPGIGELGKGAGKLLGLTTAIAYGSTIVAGLAAYFVSTNFFPHILEVGTLTSAFKNPEEALTKAYFTIEIPPIMGVMSALVLAFTLGLGAASLKGDSLQNVMVDLRTIVEKVISSVIVPLLPVHIMCVFTNLTYAGQVQLIISVFFKVFIIIIALHILYLFVQYFIAGQLGRKSYISLMKNMLPVYMTAIGTQSSAATIPVTLRQVKKNRVSDQIADFVVPLCATIHLSGSTITLVSCSMAVMMLNGMPTTFGIMFPFILMLGITMVAAPGVPGGAVMSAIGLLQLMLGFSPSLTSLMIALYIAQDSFGTACNVTGDGAIAIIVDRIKGNGKAHQPVEQMEPIA; from the coding sequence ATGAAGAAATTAGGTCTTTTACCCAAAATCATTCTAGGTATCATTTTAGGGGTAATTATTGGCTCTACCTCGCCTGAATGGATCATCAAAGGATTTGCAACATTTAGCGGTATTTTTAGTAATTTTCTTAACTTTATTATTCCATTAATTATTATCGGATTTATTGCTCCTGGTATTGGGGAGCTTGGAAAGGGTGCTGGAAAGCTTTTAGGATTAACGACAGCAATCGCATATGGTTCTACGATTGTAGCAGGCTTGGCCGCCTATTTTGTAAGCACCAACTTTTTCCCGCATATTTTAGAAGTTGGGACGTTAACCAGTGCTTTCAAAAATCCAGAGGAAGCGTTAACTAAGGCTTATTTTACGATTGAAATCCCGCCAATCATGGGCGTTATGAGCGCGCTTGTTCTTGCTTTTACCTTGGGATTGGGGGCTGCTTCCCTCAAGGGAGATTCTCTCCAAAACGTAATGGTTGATCTCAGAACAATTGTTGAAAAAGTAATCTCATCTGTAATCGTACCTTTATTGCCTGTGCATATCATGTGTGTGTTTACCAATCTCACATATGCTGGACAAGTACAACTGATTATATCTGTATTCTTTAAAGTTTTTATCATTATTATTGCTTTGCATATTTTGTATCTTTTCGTGCAGTATTTTATCGCTGGACAATTGGGACGCAAAAGCTATATTTCTTTAATGAAGAATATGCTTCCTGTCTACATGACAGCGATTGGAACACAATCTTCAGCAGCTACAATACCTGTAACCTTACGTCAAGTGAAGAAAAATAGAGTAAGCGATCAGATTGCAGATTTTGTAGTTCCCCTTTGTGCAACAATTCATCTATCCGGAAGTACGATTACGCTGGTTAGCTGTTCCATGGCTGTAATGATGCTGAATGGGATGCCTACTACTTTTGGGATTATGTTTCCATTTATCCTCATGCTGGGCATTACCATGGTGGCCGCCCCAGGAGTACCAGGTGGAGCCGTAATGTCAGCAATTGGTTTATTGCAATTAATGCTTGGATTTAGTCCATCACTGACATCATTAATGATTGCCCTTTATATTGCACAAGATAGTTTTGGGACAGCCTGTAACGTAACGGGAGATGGAGCCATTGCAATTATCGTGGATCGCATTAAAGGTAATGGAAAGGCACATCAGCCAGTAGAACAGATGGAACCCATCGCATAA
- a CDS encoding MBL fold metallo-hydrolase, giving the protein MQHFICTTCGVQYSKSKEAPLFCRICKEERQFVNPLGQAWTTLGELQQNADYTNEIAKKEDGLFSITTKPKFAIGQNAYLLQSHGFQLLWDCITYLDQSTIEQIQGLGGIQAIALSHPHYYSTQVEWAEAFNVPVYVHEDDREWITRPSEHIVYWSGESHSITDQLTIHRLGGHFKGGSVLHWKDGNNGKGVLLTGDIIQVVADNSWVSFMYSYPNLIPLPAKKVREIADKVQGLPFNRLYNAFHGIVAENANESVQKSAKRYIEALEGSLFET; this is encoded by the coding sequence ATGCAACATTTCATCTGCACTACCTGCGGAGTTCAATATTCTAAAAGCAAGGAAGCCCCGCTTTTTTGCCGTATTTGTAAGGAGGAAAGACAATTTGTGAATCCTCTTGGGCAGGCATGGACAACTCTCGGGGAGCTACAGCAAAATGCAGACTATACGAATGAAATTGCAAAAAAAGAAGACGGATTATTCAGTATTACGACAAAGCCAAAGTTTGCTATAGGACAGAATGCGTATCTCTTACAAAGTCATGGGTTTCAGCTTTTATGGGACTGTATTACCTATTTGGATCAATCAACCATTGAGCAAATACAGGGTCTAGGTGGTATCCAAGCAATTGCTCTTTCCCATCCACATTATTACTCTACTCAGGTAGAATGGGCTGAAGCCTTTAACGTACCCGTCTATGTGCATGAAGATGATAGAGAATGGATCACTCGTCCTAGTGAGCATATCGTGTATTGGTCAGGAGAATCTCATAGCATAACGGATCAATTGACTATTCATCGCTTAGGCGGACATTTTAAAGGCGGGTCTGTCTTACACTGGAAGGATGGGAATAACGGAAAAGGTGTTCTTTTAACAGGAGACATCATTCAAGTAGTGGCAGACAATTCTTGGGTGAGCTTTATGTATAGCTATCCGAATTTAATTCCATTACCAGCTAAAAAAGTAAGAGAAATAGCCGATAAAGTACAGGGTTTACCATTTAATCGTTTATATAACGCGTTTCATGGAATCGTTGCCGAAAATGCTAATGAATCCGTACAAAAATCTGCAAAACGCTATATCGAGGCTTTAGAAGGAAGCTTATTTGAAACCTGA
- a CDS encoding DUF1641 domain-containing protein produces MARPITKIAKPTITNEGHQQLHLTQLKEEIAMHAQSIRQSVKLLDELHQAGVLETVQSMVQSKEKMAGIAVKQLVKPNVTKSINNVMALTEALGQIEPEMTKKLVSSLTHGLQKAEEASAKENKMGMFDLFKALQDPDINRAISFGIHMLKGIGENLREQEKQK; encoded by the coding sequence ATGGCCAGACCCATTACAAAAATAGCCAAACCAACTATCACAAATGAGGGGCACCAGCAGCTGCATCTTACTCAATTAAAAGAAGAGATCGCCATGCATGCACAAAGTATTCGTCAATCCGTGAAACTGTTGGATGAGCTACACCAAGCGGGTGTCCTAGAAACTGTGCAATCTATGGTTCAAAGCAAGGAAAAGATGGCTGGAATTGCTGTTAAGCAGTTGGTAAAGCCAAATGTAACGAAATCCATTAATAACGTCATGGCATTAACAGAAGCGTTAGGCCAAATAGAGCCAGAGATGACCAAGAAGTTGGTCTCAAGTCTTACACATGGTCTGCAAAAAGCAGAAGAAGCCAGTGCTAAAGAGAATAAAATGGGTATGTTTGATCTATTCAAAGCACTACAAGACCCTGATATCAATCGTGCGATTTCTTTTGGCATACATATGCTAAAGGGAATAGGAGAAAATCTCAGAGAGCAAGAGAAACAGAAATAA
- a CDS encoding acryloyl-CoA reductase, whose product MQDIYRALVLDVVNGQSNMQIQERSIADLPEGEVTIRVAYSSVNFKDGMATLPNRIIRKYPMVPGIDLAGIVIASTDERYQVGDQVIATSYEIGVSHPGGFSEIARVPAKWVVPLPDGLTMKEAMILGTAGFTAALSIIRLEENGLSKEQGPVLVTGSTGGVGSVAVDILAKNGYEVTASTGKESEHAYLKELGATTILHRNEVVAVDDKPMRQQLWAGAVDPVGGKTLEYLLSTMKYGGSVALSGLTGGTDVSTSVYPFILRGVNLLGIDSVYCPMNQRKMVWERLASDMKPNHLTDQMVKEITLEELPKTLSQILEGQIRGRTIVKL is encoded by the coding sequence ATGCAGGATATCTATCGCGCACTTGTGCTGGATGTTGTAAATGGTCAATCCAACATGCAGATACAAGAACGGTCCATAGCTGATTTACCAGAGGGAGAAGTGACGATTCGTGTTGCCTATTCCAGTGTTAATTTCAAGGATGGCATGGCGACACTTCCGAATCGGATCATTCGCAAATATCCAATGGTTCCAGGAATTGATTTGGCGGGCATAGTAATCGCCTCGACGGATGAACGATATCAAGTAGGTGATCAGGTAATCGCTACAAGCTACGAAATAGGTGTATCTCATCCAGGGGGATTTAGTGAGATAGCTAGAGTTCCGGCTAAATGGGTTGTGCCCCTACCCGATGGTTTAACAATGAAGGAAGCAATGATTTTGGGGACTGCTGGCTTTACAGCGGCCTTATCTATTATTCGACTAGAGGAGAATGGTTTGTCGAAAGAGCAGGGACCTGTTCTGGTGACTGGTTCTACAGGTGGTGTAGGCAGTGTTGCAGTTGATATTTTAGCGAAAAATGGATATGAAGTGACGGCTAGTACAGGCAAAGAAAGTGAGCATGCCTATCTAAAAGAACTAGGCGCCACTACTATTTTACACCGTAATGAGGTTGTTGCCGTGGATGACAAACCAATGCGCCAGCAGCTTTGGGCTGGAGCAGTAGACCCTGTTGGGGGGAAAACATTAGAGTATCTCCTTTCGACCATGAAGTACGGGGGGTCTGTTGCTCTAAGTGGCTTGACGGGTGGAACAGATGTGTCTACAAGTGTATATCCCTTCATTTTACGTGGCGTGAATCTACTTGGAATCGATTCCGTCTATTGCCCGATGAATCAACGCAAAATGGTATGGGAACGTCTAGCATCCGATATGAAACCAAACCATTTGACAGATCAAATGGTTAAGGAAATTACCTTGGAGGAATTGCCTAAGACGCTTTCTCAGATCTTAGAGGGACAGATACGTGGACGGACGATAGTGAAATTGTAG